DNA from Mesorhizobium loti R88b:
CTGGATCGTGAAGAACGTGCCGGTGAAATTGAGCGCGAGGTTGTCGGCAAGATACGCCTCGGTCACCGCCTCAAGCGGCACGACGGTGGTGGCGCCGGCATTGGCGAAAACGACGTCGATATGACCGAACCTGGCCCGAGTATCCTCGACCGCCTGCTCGATCTCGGCCACATTGCGAAGATCGGCCCGTACCAGTAGTGCCTTTCCGTCCAATGCCTTGCCAGCCTCGGCCAAGTGTTCTTCGTTCGAGCCAACCAAGACTATGTTGGCGCCTTCAGCTTGGAATAGCTTTGCGGTCTCAAGGCCGATACCGGAAGAACCTCCGGTGATAAAGGCTACTTTGTTCTTCAACTTCATTATAGTCTCTCTCCATTCGAATTGGACTGCGGAACATCAGATCAAGCCAAGGCTGACCACTGCCAAGAATGATCCACCTCGCTTGAAATGAGAATGCAGTTCGCCAACTGGAAATGGAATGCGTAGAAATCGAGCAACATCTAACCGAAATATGGAGAGATTGGGGTCTTTCGCGAGTCTAACGGACCAGCGAAATTGACATTCATTGCGCATGCTTGGAAAAGCATTCCGGCATTTTACCAATCATGTCTGGGATCAACTGGTTCCGCCGCTCAAGCCTTATCTGATGGCGCAGCAGGCCCAGTTCCGAGTTGCACGGAACAGCTTGAACCGCCGGCAGGCCATGCGCGATCGAACTGTTGACGGGCTGCGCGGCCTGCGACGTGCCAGATCATAGACCTCGCGGAACTCCTTGATGACGTTCTCATGCTGAACCCTGCGGAGGTTTCGCAAGACCAGATCCTTATCGAGGACGATCGGGAGCCACCACCGGGCATAGCCGACGCGAAACGCCGAACGTGCTTGCGTGCCGCCTTGATGACCGTGAAGAACAGCTGTCGGCTGAGCTCGCGGCGGAATGTATCGTACAAGCCCTTTCGATTCTGGATGGCATTGATTTGCATGGACAGGCGATCGAAACGAGCAGCGGCTTGGCGATCTCGACGACTTGATACAACAACAGTTGATCCAGCGAACCCGTACGGCCGACAAGCTCGACGCCATTGGCGGCGACAGCGCGGTTTACGAGGCAAACTTTGCCCGATGACTGTGAACTCGAACGGCAGCTTACCGACGAGCGCTTCCTGGAAGCAGGCCGTCCGGATACGGCCCAATCTCAGCCGTTGTCGGCGCAAACTGATTTGGACAGGCCCCGGATCCAGCGTCCTGGACGGTCACGTTGGATAACGCGCGGGCTCTACGCCGACAACATTCCGCTCCTCGTCCGTGGTGAACGTTCCCTTCGTTTGATCCAATATTACAAGCACGTTGCCGAAAGGATCACAAAGACGGGCGCATCGCCCGATCGCGATGTCGAAGGCTGGTTCCACTGCCTTTCCGGCCGCTGCCAAAAATTCTCGAAATGCCGTGTCCACATCATCAACCAGAATATCGGTCTCTGGACCAACACGAAGATGAACTACTAGTTCTGCATCAGTTTCAGGCAACGCAAATCCGGCGGCTTCCGCGTCCCGCCAGATAAGCGCATGGCTGAGCCGATCCCGATAAAAGGATATCGCTTCCTTAAGATCGCTTACACGCAGCAGATAGTTGTCGAATTTTCGAAACAACGGTTTTTTGGCGGCCACACTGCACAAGATTATACTTCCGTACGTGTTCCGCAACGACTCAATTGCTGTCCAGCTTGCAACAGCTTTTGTATCGCGCGAAGGGCAGCTTCCCGGCTGTTCGAGCGCAAATCTGTCCGTCAGCAAACGCTTTTCGGCAGCCACAAGCTGCCAAGCCGCTACCATATTTGCGCTTTAGACGGAGTGGGGACACCAGGATCAGCGATCGGAGTCATCGCTGCCTTCGAACCGGCCAGCCACGCGCGCCGCCGTCAATAGCCAGGCACCAGCCTGGTCTCACGCACAGGCAAAGCCATTGCGAAGTGGAAACCGTCGCGGTGGTAGTTCAATTCGAGCTTGGCATCGCACTGCACCGCCACAACCTTCTCAAGCAGCGTCGTGCCGAAACCGCGCCTTTTGGGCTGCTCTACCGCAGGACCGCCCTTTTCCAGCCAATTAAGATTGACGACCCTAGCGTCGCCTGAGCTGCCGACCGACCACCTAATTTCAAGGCGGCCTTGAGGTCGAGATAATGCACCATACTTCGATGAATTGGATGCAAGCTCATGGAACGCCATACCGACCGGTATCGCAATGTCAGCGACTAGCGACACATCCGGTCCCTCGAGCAATACGCGGGACTTGTCGCTGGTATCGTAATGTCGCAGCTCCGATTCAAGCAGCTTATGTAAGGAAGCCATCTGCCAGTAGTCGTCGGTCAGCATCGAGTGCGTGTCAGCCAGAGAAACAATTCTGGCCGAGAAATCTCGCGTGAAGTCCTCCACGCTGCCACTCGACCTAGCGGTCGCACTCATCATTGCACGGACATTGGCCAACGTGTTTTTGACACGGTGATGGAGTTCTCGGATCAAC
Protein-coding regions in this window:
- a CDS encoding VOC family protein, with amino-acid sequence MAAEKRLLTDRFALEQPGSCPSRDTKAVASWTAIESLRNTYGSIILCSVAAKKPLFRKFDNYLLRVSDLKEAISFYRDRLSHALIWRDAEAAGFALPETDAELVVHLRVGPETDILVDDVDTAFREFLAAAGKAVEPAFDIAIGRCARLCDPFGNVLVILDQTKGTFTTDEERNVVGVEPARYPT
- a CDS encoding sensor histidine kinase, with translation MMPSDCGVLILAPVGRDAKIAASILATNEIRSHICPSLNETLSHLDEAQCLVVAEEALISSDRNQFASWLEHQPTWSDFPIVLLSMRGTEIDKRLSFLDGYLIVLERPFLASSLANSVRSALRARARQLEVKSYIEQRQEIADRQKLLIRELHHRVKNTLANVRAMMSATARSSGSVEDFTRDFSARIVSLADTHSMLTDDYWQMASLHKLLESELRHYDTSDKSRVLLEGPDVSLVADIAIPVGMAFHELASNSSKYGALSRPQGRLEIRWSVGSSGDARVVNLNWLEKGGPAVEQPKRRGFGTTLLEKVVAVQCDAKLELNYHRDGFHFAMALPVRETRLVPGY